In Struthio camelus isolate bStrCam1 chromosome 13, bStrCam1.hap1, whole genome shotgun sequence, the following are encoded in one genomic region:
- the LOC138069194 gene encoding protocadherin gamma-A12-like yields the protein MSAGEMRWGRRERGRGRGRALLWCALVAAWELAWGQLRYSVPEEMQKGSFVGDVAKDLGLEPAALRARGARVVSQGRRQYFALHDRTGHLVTAERIDREQVCRLVEKCVLRCEVIAAGEMKVYAIEVEIRDVNDNAPSFREAETELKVSETTAPGSRFPLAEAQDPDSGRNALQRYELSGDEHFGLAVQTGPDGGKRPELVLAKALDREEGAFHELVLRAEDGGEPARTGTARIRVVVLDANDNAPVFSQAVYTVRVREDVPVGSALVTVRATDADDGLNGEVKYIFQKISDVAAQMFQLDPEAGEISLSHELDYEESSSHELGVQATDGGGLSDTAKVVIAVTDVNDNAPELTVTSSRSAVSEDSAVGTVVALLHVQDRDSGANGEVRLSLGAGLPFRLRSSLGSYYSVVTARELDREEVSEYNVTVRATDGGSPALWSSAVLPLRVLDVNDNAPVFGEARYSAWLPENNGKGALVLRVRAADADWGQNGRVRYRLCEGQVRGAPLSSYVSVHAETGALYALRSFDYEEVREVGLWVRAEDGGAPALSSNVSVRLFIVDENDNAPQVLYPAAAAAAGAGAGAGWSGVELAPRSAEPGTLVAKVVAVDADSGQNAWLSYELAKATEPGLFRVGLHSGEVRTARLPVARDAPRQRLVVVVKDHGQPALSATATLHVVLAESVAELLSELSGAAAPGEPAGSLTRWLVLAVAAVACLFLAFLLALLALRLRRWRRSRLLAAGSGASRAAPASPFVGIDGVRAFLHSYSHELSLTADSRKSQRRCPGASGSNTLPAPPPPDKRAPLLPEEPAGAGAGSGSDSGSGSDSDSGDALPRRVCEQPAQAGSAALCGEKAEHGGDWRRAAAAEAAALGSLPRAGVPAGAGVCRTGREGREGAGGRSAARAGESGKPARTKRLGRSQGRAAVRSAAAAGLPGGAGAAALCDSPPGTVVALVKVHDADSGENGKVWCELEGEAPFAMVASPGSSDKVVTASALDRERASEHSVTVMARDGGSPALCSRTALALAVSDNAWLSYELAKATEPGLFRVGLHSGEVRTARAVAKRDAARQGLVVLVRDSGQPPRSSTVTLSLALLEGFSDAFLQLSHAPAGKPEGDGDGDGVSDEENLLAPYLVASLCSVSSLFLFAAVAFSGAKLCKGRLRGRRSPASAHGYAAGDVCSSFADVAGAGTLSAAYGYEVCLSTGSGKSALQRVPASRPPEAASSAELR from the exons ATGTCGGCTGGAGAGATGCGCTGGGGCCggcgagagcgagggcgagggcgagggcgagcgcTGCTGTGGTGCGCCTTGGTGGCGGCGTGGGAGCTGGCGTGGGGGCAGCTCCGCTACTCGGTGCCCGAGGAGATGCAGAAGGGCTCTTTCGTGGGCGACGTGGCCAAGgacctggggctggagccggcggcgctgcgcgcccgcggcgcccgcgtTGTTTCCCAAGGTAGGCGGCAGTATTTCGCTCTGCATGACAGGACCGGCCATTTGGTGACGGCGGAAAGGATAGACAGAGAGCAGGTGTGCCGGCTGGTGGAGAAATGCGTGCTGCGCTGTGAGGTGATCGCGGCGGGCGAAATGAAGGTTTATGCGATCGAGGTGGAAATCAGAGACGTTAACGACAACGCGCCCAGCTTCCGAGAGGCAGAAACGGAGCTGAAAGTGAGCGAGACCACAGCCCCGGGGTCGCGGTTTCCCCTGGCTGAGGCTCAGGACCCGGACAGCGGGAGGAATGCCCTGCAGCGCTACGAGCTGAGCGGCGACGAGCACTTCGGTCTGGCCGTGCAGACGGGACCGGATGGGGGGAAACGGCCCGAGCTGGTGCTGGCGAAGGCGCTGGACCGGGAGGAAGGCGCGTTTCACGAGCTGGTGCTGAGGGCGGAGgacggcggggagccggcgcggacGGGCACGGCGCGGATCCGCGTGGTGGTGCTGGACgcgaacgacaacgcgccggtgttCAGCCAGGCGGTGTACACGGTGCGCGTGCGGGAGGACGTGCCCGTGGGCTCCGCCCTGGTCACCGTCAGAGCCACCGATGCCGACGACGGCCTGAACGGAGaggtgaaatatatttttcagaagatttcCGACGTGGCAGCGCAGATGTTCCAGCTGGACCCTGAGGCCGGAGAAATATCTCTCAGCCATGAATTGGACTACGAGGAAAGTTCCTCACATGAGCTGGGGGTGCAGGCGACGGACGGCGGGGGCCTTTCCGACACGGCGAAGGTCGTGATCGCGGTGAcggacgtgaacgacaacgcgcccgaACTGACAGTCACGTCGTCGCGGAGCGCGGTGTCCGAGGACTCTGCGGTGGGGACGGTGGTGGCCCTGCTGCACGTGCAGGACCGGGACTCGGGGGCGAACGGGGAGGTGAGGCTGTCgctgggcgcggggctgccgttCCGGCTGCGGAGCTCGCTGGGCAGCTACTACAGCGTGGTGACGGCGCGGGAGCTGGACCGGGAGGAGGTGTCGGAGTACAACGTGACGGTGCGGGCGACGGACGGCGGGTCGCCGGCGCTGTGGAgcagcgcggtgctgccgctgcgggtgctggacgtgaacgacaacgcgccggtgttCGGCGAGGCGCGCTACAGCGCCTGGCTGCCCGAGAACAACGGCAAGGGCGCGCTGGTGCTGAGGGTGCGGGCGGCGGACGCGGACTGGGGGCAGAACGGGCGCGTGCGGTACCGGCTGTGCGAGGGGCAGGTGCGGGGCGCGCCGCTCTCGTCCTACGTGTCGGTGCACGCGGAGACGGGCGCGCTGTACGCGCTGCGCTCCTTCGACTACGAGGAGGTGCGCgaggtggggctgtgggtgcgggCGGAGGACGGGGGCGCGCCGGCGCTGAGCAGCAACGTGTCGGTGCGGCTCTTCATCGTGGacgagaacgacaacgcgccgcagGTGCTgtacccggcggcggcggcggcggcgggcgcgggcgcgggcgcgggctggTCGGGCGTGGAGCTGGCGCCGCGGTCGGCGGAGCCCGGGACGCTGGTGGCCAAGGTGGTGGCGGTGGACGCGGACTCGGGGCAGAACGCGTGGCTGTCGTACGAGCTGGCCAAGGCGACGGAGCCGGGGCTCTTCCGCGTGGGGCTGCACAGCGGCGAGGTGCGCACGGCGCGGCTGCCGGTGGCGCGCGAcgcgccgcggcagcggctggtggtggtggtgaaggaccacgggcagccggcgctgTCGGCCACGGCCACGCTGCACGTGGTGCTGGCCGAGAGCGTGGCGGAGCTGCTGTCGGAgctgagcggcgcggcggcgccgggcgagccGGCCGGCAGCCTGACGCGCTGGCTGGTGCTGGCCGTGGCGGCCGTGGCGtgcctcttcctcgccttcctgctggcgctgctggcgctgcgcctgcgccgctggcgccgctcgcggctgctggccgcgggcagcggggcctcgcgcgccgccccggcctcgccctTCGTGGGCATCGACggcgtccgcgccttcctccacTCCTACTCGCACGAGCTCTCGCTCACCGCCGACTCGCGCAAGAgccagcgccgctgcccgggcgccagcggctccaacaccctgccggccccgccgccgcccgacaaacgcgcgccgctgctgcccgaagagcccgccggcgccggcgccggcagcggcagcgacagcggcagcggcagcgacaGCGACAGCGGAGACGCCCTCCCG AGGAGAGTCTGCGAGCAGCCAGCGCAGGCGGGGTCCGCGGCTCTCTGCGGAGAGAAAGCAGAGCACGGGGGAGATTGGCGGAGAGCAGCAGCGGCCGAAGCGGCCGCGCTGGGGTCGCTGCCGCGAGCTGGGGTGCCGGCGGGTGCCGGCGTGTGCCGGacgggcagggaaggaagggaaggggcaggaggacggAGCGCAGCGCGGGCTGGGGAGAGTGGAAAGCCGGCACGGACAAAGCGGCTCGGCAGGAGCCAGGGCCGTGCTGCTGTGCGCTCGGCTGCTGCCGctgggctgccgggcggcgccggagcggcTGCGCTCTGCGACTCCCCGCCCGGCACGGTCGTCGCGCTCGTGAAGGTGCACGACGCGGACTCCGGCGAGAACGGGAAGGTGTGGTGCGAGCTGGAGGGCGAGGCGCCGTTCGCGATGGTGGCGTCGCCGGGCAGCTCCGACAAGGTGGTGACGGCGAGCGCGCTGGACCGGGAGCGGGCGTCCGAGCACAGCGTGACGGTGATGGCCCGCGAcgggggcagcccggcgctcTGCAGCCGCACCGCGCTGGCGCTGGCGGTGTCGGAC AACGCGTGGCTGTCGTACGAGCTGGCCAAGGCGACGGAGCCGGGGCTCTTCCGCGTGGGGCTGCACAGCGGCGAGGTGCGCACGGCGCGGGCCGTGGCGAAGCGGGACGCGGCCAGGCAGGGACTCGTCGTGCTCGTGAGGGACAGCGGCCAGCCGCCGCGCTCCTCCACCGTCACCCTCAGCCTCGCCCTGCTGGAGGGCTTTTCCGACGCCTTCCTGCAGCTTTCCCACGCTCCTGCGGGCAAACCGgagggcgacggcgacggcgacggcgtcAGCGACGAGGAGAACCTGCTAGCCCCCTACCTCGTCGCTTCCTTGTGCTccgtctcctctctcttcctcttcgcCGCCGTCGCCTTTTCGGGGGCGAAGCTCTGCAAGGGTCGACTACGAGGAAGGCGTTCACCTGCCTCTGCGCACGGTTACGCCGCTGGCGATGTCTGCAGTAGTTTTGCGGACGTGGCCGGCGCGGGCACTCTGTCGGCGGCTTACGGCTATGAAGTGTGCTTGAGCACCGGCTCGGGGAAGAGCGCGTTGCAGCGCGTTCCTGCGAGCCGTCCTCCCGAGGCCGCCTCTTCCGCAGAGCTGCGCTGA
- the LOC138069151 gene encoding protocadherin beta-4-like, whose translation MASARQVLCLCVVLSVPHVRSEPLRYSVAEERESGSLVANVAKDAGLDLAQLWAREARLVSEDGRQHFRLDRRTGRLAVRERIDREEICGQSITCTLSFELLLGNPLQFFRIEVAVEDINDHSPVFPEEQVTLKILETSEPGSRFPLEGARDLDVGSNSLQAYSIAPENEYFSVSFRSQSEGDSSVELVLAKPLDREEQAEIGFSLIATDGGSPPRSGTAQIRIVVLDVNDNAPVFTQERYRGQVLEDAPEDSVVLRVVATDADVGVNGEIRYSFSQAVGHRRPAFKIDAVTGDIRVTRPLDFEAAEKHELSVRATDGGGLSALCKVVVEVVDVNDNAPELVVSSFRSPLAESASPGTVVGLFVVKDRDAGDNGKVVCSLEDSVSPFSLRPAYKNYYELVTASTLDREQTAQYILAVTAADAGSPALTTTQTFTVDVSDVNDNAPVFNQTSYTMYVRENNDPAALVGAVRAADEDVGPNSKVTYSLAPAQPAERAPRSYVSVNSENGNVFVLRPLDYEQVRQLEVVVSAADSGSPPLSANVTVRILVVDENDNAPVVLHPAQDSSPPSSELVPTSAEAGYLVTKVVAVDADSGQNSWLSYHLLKATDPGLFAVGAQTGEVRLRRPVTERDAVKQKLLVLVRDNGRPPLSATAALGALLLDGFSDAHMPRSGLAPEDEGGSLTVYLIVSLALVSLLFLASATAFVACKVRKRTAPKEGTVLYGPGNFQSSLADAAGTATLPHAYCYEISLTTGSGNSEFKFLKPVLPSLPPQRCGTERGAAGEEDFPSGLTAAEEPRPQSAGTLPAGQFSRLPFD comes from the coding sequence ATGGCGTCTGCAAGGCAAGTGCTTTGTCTCTGTGTTGTTCTCTCCGTGCCGCATGTTCGCTCCGAGCCGCTTCGCTACTCGGTCGCCGAGGAGAGGGAGAGCGGCTCCCTGGTCGCTAATGTCGCGAAGGACGCGGGGCTGGACCTGGCGCAGCTCTGGGCTCGCGAGGCCCGGCTTGTTTCGGAGGACGGCCGGCAGCATTTTCGGTTAGACCGCAGGACCGGCCGCCTGGCCGTCAGGGAGAGGATAGATCGGGAAGAGATCTGCGGCCAGTCCATCACGTGCACGCTCTCCTTTGAGTTACTGCTGGGAAACCCCCTGCAGTTCTTTCGGATCGAAGTGGCCGTAGAGGATATCAATGACCATTCGCCAGTTTTCCCGGAGGAACAAGTGACTTTAAAGATCCTGGAGACGAGCGAGCCGGGGTCCCGCTTCCCGCTGGAGGGGGCTCGGGACCTGGATGTTGGCAGCAACAGCCTGCAGGCTTACAGCATCGCTCCCGAGAACGAGTATTTCAGCGTCTCTTTCCGGAGTCAGAGTGAAGGCGACAGTTCCGTCGAATTAGTCTTGGCCAAGCCGCTGGACAGAGAGGAGCAAGCGGAGATTGGTTTCAGCCTCATTGCCACGGACGGGGGCTCTCCGCCGCGGAGCGGGACGGCCCAGATCCGCATCGTTGTCCTGGACGTAAATGACAACGCCCCTGTCTTCACGCAGGAACGGTACAGAGGCCAGGTTTTGGAAGACGCCCCGGAGGACTCCGTGGTTCTGCGCGTGGTCGCGACTGACGCGGATGTGGGAGTTAACGGGGAGATACGGTACTCGTTCAGTCAGGCGGTGGGGCACAGGCGCCCGGCGTTCAAGATCGACGCCGTGACTGGTGACATTCGTGTCACCCGGCCTCTGGATTTCGAAGCGGCGGAGAAACACGAGCTGAGCGTGCGCGCCACAGACGGCGGGGGTCTCTCGGCGCTCTgcaaggtggtggtggaggtggtggatgtgaacgacaacgcgccggagCTGGTGGTGAGTTCCTTCCGCAGCCCGCTCGCCGAGAGCGCGTCGCCCGGGACGGTGGTGGGCCTCTTTGTCGTTAAGGACCGGGACGCCGGGGACAACGGGAAGGTGGTCTGTTCCCTGGAAGACTCTGTGTCCCCTTTCTCCCTGAGGCCTGCCTATAAGAATTACTACGAGCTGGTGACAGCGAGCACCCTGGACCGGGAGCAGACGGCGCAGTACATCCTCGCCGTCACGGCGGCCGACGCGGGGTCCCCGGCTCTCACGACCACGCAGACCTTCACGGTGGACGTCTCCGACGTCAATGACAACGCGCCCGTGTTCAACCAGACGTCGTACACCATGTACGTGCGCGAGAACAACGACCCGGCCGCGCTCGTCGGGGCCGTCCGCGCCGCGGACGAGGACGTGGGGCCCAACTCGAAGGTGACCTATTCCCTGGCGCCGGCCCAGCCCGCGGAGCGGGCCCCGCGCTCCTACGTCTCCGTGAACTCCGAGAACGGGAACGTGTTTGTGCTGCGGCCGCTGGACTACGAGcaggtgaggcagctggaggtGGTGGTGAGCGCCGCCGACTCGGGCTCGCCGCCCCTCAGCGCCAACGTCACCGTCCGCATCCTGGTGGTGGACGAAAACGACAACGCGCCCGTGGTCTTGCACCCCGCGCAGGACAGCTCGCCGCCGTCCAGCGAGCTGGTGCCCACGTCGGCCGAGGCGGGCTACCTCGTCACCAAAGTGGTCGCCGTCGACGCCGACTCGGGGCAGAATTCGTGGCTCTCCTACCACCTGCTCAAGGCAACGGACCCCGGGCTGTTCGCCGTGGGGGCGCAAACCGGGGAGGtgcggctgaggaggccggtgacGGAGAGGGACGCCGTGAAGCAGAAGCTGCTCGTCCTGGTGCGCGACAACGGGCGGCCGCCGCTGTCGGCcacggcggcgctgggcgcgctCCTGCTCGACGGCTTCTCGGACGCGCACATGCCGCGCAGCGGCCTGGCCCCGGAGGACGAGGGCGGCTCCCTGACGGTGTATCTAATCGTCTCCCTGGCCCTCGTCTCGCTCCTCTTCCTCGCGTCCGCCACAGCCTTCGTCGCTTGCAAGGTGCGCAAGAGAACGGCGCCGAAAGAGGGCACCGTGCTTTACGGCCCCGGCAACTTCCAGAGCAGCCTGGCCgacgccgccgggacggcgactCTGCCCCACGCCTACTGCTACGAGATCAGCCTCACAACGGGCTCGGGCAACAGCGAGTTCAAGTTCCTGAAGCCGGTCCTCCCCAgcctgccgccgcagcgctgcggcacggagcggggcgctgccggggaaGAGGATTTCCCCAGCGGCCTCACCGCCGCCGAGGAACCGCGGCCGCAGAGCGCCGGGACGCTGCCTGCGGGACAGTTCAGCAGGCTTCCCTTTGACTAG
- the LOC138069192 gene encoding protocadherin gamma-A10-like, with protein MSAGERRWGRRERGRGRGRALLWCALVAAWELAWGQLRYSVPEEMQKGSFVGDVAKDLGLEPAALRARGARIVDKGRRQYFALNLENGHLAVNERVDREDICSGVAKCVLNVEILVKSPVKLYRGEVEIQDINDNSPVFPARNSVLEIIEHTAPGTRFPLEKAEDPDIGVNSLQNYECSQSSYFTLEVRTGADGVKYPVLILANPLDREEQAVHNLLLTASDGGSPVKSGSTAIRVVVLDGNDNAPAFTQSVYEVTVREDVAVGSRVLRVTATDRDEGPNAQVRYSFHKVPEKVDRIFQLDPESGEITVTERLDFERRAFYELDVQARDGGGLSSHSKVLITVADVNNHVPEIVITSVFSPVAEDSPLGTVVAIVNVQDRDSGANGEVRCSIAESLPFRLERTFDNYYSLVTDGELDREEVSEYNVTVRATDGGSPALWSSAVLPLRVLDVNDNAPVFGEARYSAWLPENNGKGALVLRVRAADADWGQNGRVRYRLCEGQVRGAPLSSYVSVHAETGALYALRSFDYEEVREVGLWVRAEDGGAPALSSNVSVRLFIVDENDNAPQVLYPAAAAAAGAGAGAGAGAGWSGVELAPRSAEPGTLVAKVVAVDADSGQNAWLSYELAKATEPGLFRVGLHSGEVRTARLPVARDAPRQRLVVVVKDHGQPALSATATLHVVLAESVAELLSELSGAAAPGEPAGSLTRWLVLAVAAVACLFLAFLLALLALRLRRWRRSRLLAAGSGASRAAPASPFVGIDGVRAFLHSYSHELSLTADSRKSQRRCPGASGSNTLPAPPPPDKRAPLLPEEPAGAGAGSGSDSGSDSGSDSGSDSGDALPL; from the exons ATGTCGGCTGGAGAGAGGCGCTGGGGCCggcgagagcgagggcgagggcgagggcgagcgcTGCTGTGGTGCGCCTTGGTGGCGGCGTGGGAGCTGGCGTGGGGGCAGCTCCGCTACTCGGTGCCCGAGGAGATGCAGAAGGGCTCTTTCGTGGGCGACGTGGCCAAGgacctggggctggagccggcggcgctgcgcgcccgcggcgcccgcaTCGTCGACAAAGGTAGGCGGCAGTATTTCGCTTTGAACTTGGAAAACGGCCATTTAGCTGTCAACGAGCGTGTAGACAGAGAGGACATCTGCTCTGGCGTTGCTAAATGTGTCCTGAATGTGGAGATTCTTGTGAAGAGTCCAGTGAAGCTCTACAGAGGGGAGGTAGAAATCCAGGACATTAACGATAACTCGCCCGTTTTCCCGGCAAGAAACAGCGTCTTAGAAATCATAGAGCATACAGCGCCAGGCACGCGTTTCCCTTTAGAGAAAGCTGAAGACCCCGACATCGGGGTGAACTCACTGCAAAATTACGAGTGTAGCCAGAGCAGCTATTTCACCCTGGAGGTAAGGACCGGAGCTGATGGTGTGAAATATCCGGTACTGATACTAGCGAACCCTTTGGATCGGGAAGAGCAGGCAGTTCATAACTTGCTCCTGACAGCAAGTGACGGCGGGAGTCCGGTGAAATCGGGCTCGACAGCAATCCGCGTCGTCGTGTTAGATGGAAACGACAACGCGCCGGCCTTTACTCAGTCCGTGTATGAGGTGACCGTGAGAGAAGATGTGGCCGTGGGAAGTCGGGTGCTGCGGGTGACAGCGACTGACAGGGACGAGGGGCCAAACGCCCAAGTCAGGTACTCGTTCCATAAAGTCCCGGAGAAAGTGGACAGGATTTTTCAACTGGACCCGGAGAGTGGGGAAATTACCGTCACAGAAAGGCTGGATTTCGAGAGAAGGGCCTTTTATGAGCTGGACGTGCAAGCCCGAGACGGAGGTGGACTCTCGTCCCACAGCAAGGTTCTCATCACCGTCGCTGACGTGAACAACCACGTCCCAGAGATTGTCATTACGTCGGTGTTCAGCCCGGTCGCGGAAGATTCGCCGCTGGGGACAGTCGTTGCTATTGTCAACGTGCAGGACCGGGACTCGGGGGCGAACGGGGAGGTGAGGTGCAGCATCGCCGAAAGCCTGCCGTTCCGCCTGGAGAGGACTTTTGACAATTACTATAGCCTGGTAACCGACGGGGAGCTGGACCGGGAGGAGGTGTCGGAGTACAACGTGACGGTGCGGGCGACGGACGGCGGGTCGCCGGCGCTGTGGAgcagcgcggtgctgccgctgcgggtgctggacgtgaacgacaacgcgccggtgttCGGCGAGGCGCGCTACAGCGCCTGGCTGCCCGAGAACAACGGCAAGGGCGCGCTGGTGCTGAGGGTGCGGGCGGCGGACGCGGACTGGGGGCAGAACGGGCGCGTGCGGTACCGGCTGTGCGAGGGGCAGGTGCGGGGCGCGCCGCTCTCGTCCTACGTGTCGGTGCACGCGGAGACGGGCGCGCTGTACGCGCTGCGCTCCTTCGACTACGAGGAGGTGCGCgaggtggggctgtgggtgcgggCGGAGGACGGGGGCGCGCCGGCGCTGAGCAGCAACGTGTCGGTGCGGCTCTTCATCGTGGacgagaacgacaacgcgccgcagGTGCTgtacccggcggcggcggcggcggcgggcgcgggcgcgggcgcgggcgcgggcgcgggctggTCGGGCGTGGAGCTGGCGCCGCGGTCGGCGGAGCCCGGGACGCTGGTGGCCAAGGTGGTGGCGGTGGACGCGGACTCGGGGCAGAACGCGTGGCTGTCGTACGAGCTGGCCAAGGCGACGGAGCCGGGGCTGTTCCGCGTGGGGCTGCACAGCGGCGAGGTGCGCACGGCGCGGCTGCCGGTGGCGCGCGAcgcgccgcggcagcggctggtggtggtggtgaaggaccacgggcagccggcgctgTCGGCCACGGCCACGCTGCACGTGGTGCTGGCCGAGAGCGTGGCGGAGCTGCTGTCGGAgctgagcggcgcggcggcgccgggcgagccGGCCGGCAGCCTGACGCGCTGGCTGGTGCTGGCCGTGGCGGCCGTGGCGtgcctcttcctcgccttcctgctggcgctgctggcgctgcgcctgcgccgctggcgccgctcgcggctgctggccgcgggcagcggggcctcgcgcgccgccccggcctcgccctTCGTGGGCATCGACggcgtccgcgccttcctccacTCCTACTCGCACGAGCTCTCGCTCACCGCCGACTCGCGCAAGAgccagcgccgctgcccgggcgccagcggctccaacaccctgccggccccgccgccgcccgacaaacgcgcgccgctgctgcccgaagagcccgccggcgccggcgccggcagcggcagcgacAGCGGCAGCGACAGCGGCAGCGACAGCGGCAGCGACAGCGGAGACGCCCTCCCG CTGTAA